The DNA sequence AGGAGATGTCGCCGCCGGGCGGCGTGTTGTCCCACCAGCCGTAGAAGGTGAGGAAGGTCGGTTGCGTGGTGGCCGCGTTCGCCGTGCCACTGGTGGCGGTGAGCATGGCGAGGAACAGGGTTACGACGAACACGAGCGCGCGCCGGGTCATACTGCCTCCGGAAGGGGACTGGGCGGACGATGACTGCGGCGTGGCTCCCAGGTTCGCCGGGCGGGGGCGGCCCGTCAACCCATTCGTAAACTTTCCTGACAAATGCGGGATCCGTGTCCCGGTCGATGGGAACCCGGTGGTGGGTAAGCGCTTTCCTCGGTGAAGATGGCGGCATGAGCGAACAGCGGGAAATCGTGGTCACCGGCGGCGGCACCGGCATCGGGCTGGCGATCGCCGCCCGGTTCGCGGCGGCGGGCGAGCGGGTGACCGTCACCGGGCGGCGCAAGGACGTGCTCGAAGCCGCGGCGGAGCGGATCGGCGCGCGGGCGGTGGCCTTCGACGCGAGCGACCCGGCCGCGGTGCAGGCCGCACTGGCCGAGCTGCCGGAGCGGGTCGACGTCCTGGTCAACAACGCCGGCGGCAACACCGACCGGGTCCGCGAGGCGCCCGCGCCCGGCGACCTGGCGGGGCTGGCCGACGCGTGGCGCGCGAACTTCGAGGCCAACGTCGTCTCCGCGGTCCTCGTGACGACCGCGCTGAAGCCGCGCTTCGCGGATGGCGTGCGCGTGGTGACCCTCGGTTCCATCGCGGCGAAGCAGGGCTCCGGCTCGTACGGCGCGGCGAAGGCCGCGATCGAGGCGTGGAACACCGACCTCGCGCGGCAGCTCGGCGCCGCCGGCTCGGCCAACGTCGTGGCGCCGGGCGTCACCCTCGACACGGAGTTCTTCCACGGCACGGTTTCCGAAGAATGGGTGACCGCGCGCGTCTCGGTCGCGTTCGACAAGCGGGCCGGCACCCCGGACGAAGTCGCCGAAACGGTGGTGTTCCTGGCCGCGCCGGGCGCGGGGCACGTCACCGGGCAGGTCGTGCACGTGAACGGGGGCGCGTACGGGGCCCGCTAGGCCATCCGGGTCGCAAGCCGGCCGGAACGCCCACGGGGGTGCCGGTTCTCTCCATGGTGGAAGGGAGACCAGTCCACCGGCAGAGAGGTGTGATCCGCCGTGACGGCAGCATCCGCAACCCCGGCCCTCCCGACGACGCGACCGGCCGGATGCCCGTTCGACCCGCCCGAGAGCTACGCCGAGCTGCGGGAAACCGAGCCGACGTCGCAGGTCCGCTGCCCGGCGGGCATGGACGCCTGGCTGGTGACGCGCTACCAGGACGTCCGCGCGGTGCTCGCCGACCGCGCGCTGAGCTCCCGCGGCGCGTCCTCGGTGCACGTCAACCCGAACGCCGACCTCGACGAGGAGGTCAGCCCGGGTTCGATCATCCAGCTCGACGGCGCCGCGCATTCGCGGCTGCGCAAGAAGGTGATCGCGGAGTTCACCGTGCGGCGCGTGGAGGCGCTGCGCGGCTACGTCCAGGAGCTGGTGGAGAGCCACCTCGACGCGATGCTCGCGAAGCCGGGCCGCGCGGACCTGGTGGCGGACTTCGCGCTGCCGATACCGTCGCTGGTGATCTGCGAGCTGCTCGGCGTGCCGTACGCGGACCGCTCGCGGTTCCAGCGGCAGAGCGGCTTGCTGGTCAGCACCGACGCCACCCCCGAGGAGGGGAAGCAGGCGTACGACGAGCTTTCCACCTTCCTGGCCGAGCTGTTCACCGACAAGCGGCGGAATCCGCAGGACGACCTGTTCAGCCGGCTGATTTCCCGCGGCGAGTCGGACGGCGACCCGCTGTCGATGGAGGAGCTCGTCGTGCTCGGGCTCAGCCTGCTGGTGGCGGGGCACGAGACGACGGCGAACATGATCGCGCTCAGCGCGCTGGTGCTCATGGAGCAGCCCGCGCAGCGGGACGTCGTGCTGGCGAAGCCGGAGCGCGCGGTCGAGGAGCTGCTGCGGTACCTGTCGGTCGTGCAGTTCGGGGTGCTGCGGTACGCGACTTCGGACGTCGAAGTCGGCGGGCGTTCGGTGAAGGCGGGGGAGTGGCTGGTCGCCGCGTTGAACTCGGCGAACCGGGACGAGGAGCTGTTCCCGGCCGGGGACAAGCTGGACTTCGACCGCGAGTCGCCGCGCACGCACGTCGCCTTCGGGTTCGGGGCGCACCAGTGCATCGGCCAGCAGCTGGCGCGGGTCGAGCTGCAGGAGGCGTTGACGCGGTTGTTCGGCCGGGTGCCCGATCTGCGGCTCGCGGTGCCGCGGGAGTCGTTGGCGTTCAAGCACAACACGCTGGTGTACGGGGTCCGGGAGCTGCCGGTGGCCTGGGGCTGAAAAATCGGGGGCGGTCGTCGGGCGGGCGGGTTACCGTTTCCGGCAACGCGCTGATGGAGCCGAGTAGCCCCGGGAGCGCACGGGTCCAGAGAGCCGCCGGCAGCTGGGAAGGCGGTCCCGTGTCCCGGGGTGAAGACCCTCCGGAGTGCGGGGAGGAACGGCGCCCGCGCGCCTCATGCCCCGCCGGCCGGCCCCCGTCACCGGGCCGCGACGAGGCCGCCGCCCGGCGGTGAAAGTGCGGTGGCACCGCGAGTTCCCTTCTCGCCCGCGCTCCCAAGGGGTCCGCGTTGGGAGGGTGATGAGTACTCGTGTTTTGACCGCCGAACTGCCGCGGCACGTCGGCGACCGCGTCCGCGTCGCCGGGTGGGTGCACCGGCGGCGCCGGCTGAAGTCCGTCACGTTCGTCGTGGTCCGCGACCGTTCCGGGACCGCGCAAGTCGTCCTGCGGGGTGCCGCGCCACCGGAGGAAACCGTGGTGGAGGTGCACGCCACCGTGACGGCGAACCCGCGCGCGCCCGGCGGCGTCGAGCTGACCTCGCCGGAGCTCCACACGCTGGGGGAAGCCGGGGAGCCGCCGCCGTTCGACCTCTACCGGCCGGTGGTCACGGCTTCGCTCCCGACGATCCTCGACCACTCGCCGGTCGCGTTGCGGCACCCGGCGCTGAAAGCGCGCTTCGCCGCGTCCGCCGCCGCCGTGCGCGGGTTTCGGTCCACATTGGACGCTCTGGGGTTCACCGAGGTGCACACGCCGAAGATCGTGGCGTCGGCGACCGAATCCGGCGCGAACGTCTTCGGCATCGACTACTTCGGCCGGCCCGCCTACCTCGCGCAGTCGCCGCAGTTCTTCAAGCAGGCGCTCGTCGGCGTGTTCGAGCGGGTGTACGAGGTCGGGCCGGTGTTCCGCGCCGAACCGCACGACACCGCCCGGCACCTCGCGCAGTACACCAGCCTCGACGTCGAGCTGGGCTTCATCTCCGACCACCGCGACGTCATGGCGGTGCTGCGGGAGGTGCTCGCGGGGATGGCGGGCGACCTCGTCACGGTCCCCGTGGAAATCCCGGAGATCCACTTCGCCGAGGCGCTGGACTTCTTGGGCGTCCCGGCCGGCGAGCCGGACCTCGCGCCCGCGCACGAGCGCGCGTTGTCCGAATGGGCGGTGCGGGAGCACGGCTCGGAATTCCTGTTCGTCACCGGCTACCCGATGGCGAAACGGCCGTTCTACACGCACCCGGACCCGGCGCGGCCCGGCTACTCGAACAGCTTCGACCTGCTCTTCCGCGGCCTGGAACTGGTGACCGGCGGCCAGCGCCTGCACCGGCACGCCGACTACCTCGCGGTGCTCGGGGACGACGCGCCCGCGTATGCCGACTACCTGCAGGCGTTCGCGCACGGGATGCCGCCCCACGGCGGCTTCGCGATCGGTCTGGAACGCTGGACCGCGCGCCTGTTCGGTGCCGCGAACGTCCGGGAGGTCACGCTGTTCCCGCGCGACCTGCACCGGCTGACCCCGTGAGGAGCAGCATGACCGCACGCCGGCTCTGGGCGGCCGTCGAACCGTTGCACGCCGTCGTCTACTTCGCGCCCGAGACCGCGGCGGCGGCCAAGGCGGTGGGGCTGCGGGGCTACTGGATGGGCTACTTCGCGGGCCGGCTGGCGCCACTGGGCCCGATCGGCCCGGAGCCGGCGGCCGCGGTGCTGTTCGGCTTCGCCCCGGCGATGGTGGCGCGGGCCCTGCCGGACGCGTGGTCGTTCGCCGCACCCGCGGCCGTTCTCGAGTCCCGGATCGAGGCGGTGTCGGCGGCGGTGCCCGCGGTGCCGGAACTGGCCTCACTGCTGTGGCGCGCGGTCGGCGCGTGCGATTTCGGCGGCCGCCCGCTGGCGGCGGCGTGGGCGGCGGTCCCGAAGCCCGCGGACCCGGCGGCCGCGCTGTGGCTGGCGGCGACGATCCTGCGCGAGCACCGCGGCGACGGCCACGTCCTGGCGGCGGTCCACGCGGGCTTGAGCGGCCTGGAGACGACACTCACCCACATCGGCGACGACGTGATCGGCCGGGCGGACGTCCAGCCCCACCGGGGCTGGTCGGACGAGCAGTGGGACGCGGCAGCGGACCGCCTGCGGTCCCGCGGGGTGCTCGACGCGGCGGGCCGGCTGACCGAGGCGGGCCGGGACCTGCGCCGCCGTGTCGAGGCCGACACGGATCGGCTGGCCGCGGCGCCGGTGTCGGAGCTGGGTGATGACTTCGAACGGGTGCTGGAGCTGGCGGTCCCCTTGAGCCGAGCGGTGATCGATCGCGGCTTGGTCCCGGTGCCGAACCCGATGGGCGTGCCCCGGCCTTGAGGCGGGCCGCGGGGCGGACCCGCGCCTGCCGCAGCGACTGGCCCGGCGAAGTCGCGCGCATGGCCGCGGCGGTGTCGCGAATGAGTCATTCGGGACCACGGAGGCCGCGAATGAGTCATTCGGGACCACGGAGGCCGCGAATGAGTCATTCGGGACCACGGAGGCCGCGAATGAGTCATTCGGGACCACGGAGGCCGCGAATGAGTCATTCGCGACCCCCGGCGGCGGCCACGGGCCTGGCTTTCGACGTCACCCGGGCCGGCGGGCAGCCCCTTCCCGCCGGCCCGGGTCCCCGGGTTCCCCCGAGGTCATTCCTCCGCGCGGCTCGCCTGGCGCCGCAGGAGGTCGTACTGGCAGCTCAGCTCGTGGGCCTGGTCCTCGTACTCGCGCTTCGCCGCGAGGAACGGCCGCACGCTGTCGCTGTAGTGGCGCAGGTCGTCCTGCTCCAGGGAGCCGTCGCGGAAGGCCGTCCAGAACACGAGCGTCGCCGACACCACCATCACCAGGGCGACCAGCACCGCCATCAGCACGGCGAGGTCGTTCATGCCGGACAGCACGCCCTCCGTGTACACCCGGACGAACATCACCACGCCCATCAGCCCGACCAGCAGCCCCACCGTGACCAGGCTGAGCTTCGACCCCGCCGACAGCTTCGGCCAGTCCAGCTGCCGCTTGGCGTTCTTGTGCTGGCGCTGGTTGTGGCCTAGGTGGTGCAACGCCGTCGCCGCGCCGCCGGTGGCCAGCACCGAGATCACGATGCTGATCGCCAGCGGCAGGCCGAGCGGGTCGCTCCAGTCGACGTTGAACACGGAACTGGCCAGCCACAACATGATCGGCAGGTCGACCACCGTCACCGTGAGCAGCGTCAGCACTCGCGTCACGCGGCCGACGCGGCGGTGGCGCAGGCTGCCGCGCAGCTGCTCCAGCTCGATCAGCCGGTCGATCAGCTCGGCGCGGGCCTGCGCCTCGCCGACGGTCAGGTTCTGGCCGTGCGGGCCCACGACGTGGCCGTCCATCGCGCGGGTGGAGCGGTAGGTCAGCTCCTGCACGCGCGCGAGGAGCAGATCGCCGGCGGGCGCCTCGGCGCGCGGCCGCGGCTGGGGCAGTGGCAGGTTTCTCGTCTGGTCGGTGCTGGTCATGGCCGTGCCTCCTGGTCTGGCTACGAACTCGGGCCGGTGCCCTGGTACGTGATCTCCACCCGCCTCATCCGGGCCGCCGCCGCTTCGTCGAACCGCCCGCCGGTCATCGCGGTGACCCCGGGTTCGGTGCCGGTGCCGGTGGCGTCGACCCGCTGGGTCACGCCGGCCCCGGTGAGCGCGCCGGCGACGGCACGCGCTCGTTGTTCCGCCAGTTCCCGCCGCCCCGCGTCGGTCGACCCGGGCGGGTCGGCCGCGAAGCCGCGGACGGTGACCGGCGCGTTCGACCGGCCGGCCGTGATGCTGCCCGCCAGCGACCGCAGCAGGTCGCTGGCGGATTCGGAGAGCACCGCGGAGTCCCCGGCGAAGCCGAGCGCGGCGTCCGAAACCGTGGTGGTGACCTCGCCCCGCGGGCCGGTCACCGACGTCACCCCCGGCACGGGCACGACCGGCGTCGCCGCGGTGGCCCGCGACGGCTCGGCCGGCACCCGGCTCTGGTCGACGTCGCAGGCGGCCGCCCCGGCCGCCCGGCAGATCGCCTGCCAGTACGCGCCCAGCCGGTCGCGCGCCGGCGCGGGCAGCGGCGGCTGCGGCCCGGCGACCGACCCGAGCCCGGCGAAGACGACGTGCCAGCCGTCCAGCCGCGGCAATTGCCGGGCCGCGGTCAGCTGCCCGGCGACGGCCGCCGGGTCCGCCGCCCAGCCGACCTGCCGAAGGTCGAAGGCCCCGCCGGTGCTCAGGCCGCTGCTGTCCACGACCAGGGTCCCGGCGGGCACGCCGCGGACGGCGTCGGCGATGCCGGCGAGCAGGTCGAGCCCGCTCTTGCGCGCCACCGTGGCACCGATCGCGTCGACGGCGCTCGCCACGTTCCGGTCGATCAGCGACGGCCGGGAAAGGCCGTGTTCCAGGGAACCGTCGGCCCGCCGCGGAGTGAGCACGACCGAGCGCCGGTCCCCGCCGTCCGCGGCCGAGATCAGCACGACGCTGCTCTTGCCCGAGCCCTGCTGCGAGACGTTCCCGCTGTTCGCGGCGTCGCGCAGCACGGCGAGAACGGCATCGGTGACGGCGGCCCGCGGCTCGTTCGCCGTCCCGCTGACGACCACGACCACCCGGTCCCCACCGGTGGGGACGATGTTCCGCGCGGGCACCGCGCAGCCGCCCACGACGGCGCCGAGGACCATCATCCCGGCAAATGCCGTCCGAGTGACACGTACCGGCCGCGATGTCGCCTTCCGCAGGCTGAGCGGGGTGTTCTTGAGCTGCATGACGACCTCCCGACGGTCGATGACGCAAACTCAGGTTGGCATTTGCCCTGTAACAATGTCAATTGACAATGCGATGACAAGTGGAAGCGGTCCCTGGTCGACGCCCTTTGTGTGATCAGAGAGCGCTGAACGCCGGAGTCAAACGGGCCGAATGGAGCAACTTCGCGGCCCCGTTGCGACGGGTGGCGGGATCGCGACGCGCAAGTGCCATGCGGAGAAGGGCAAGTGACATCCGAGGGGTAGGCTGAGGCGATGGCGAGATACGACGCCACCGTCGAGGGCGTCCGGAGCGTCTTCCTCAAGCTGAGGACGCGCAGCGGGCTCACTGTCGAGCGCCTCGACGCCACCGAGGTCGACGTCCGCCTGCTCGCCGAGCTGCCCGCCGTCCGCCGCCGCGTCCGGGAGACCGGCGCGTCCGAGGGCGAAGCGATCGTCCACGTCGTGACCGCGGCCGTCGCCGCGCTCGACCCGGCCGACCTCCTGATCGCGGACGCCGCGCTGGCCCTCGGTGTCCTCCGCGCGCGCGTGGGCACGCACCCCGAGGTCGAGCGCCTCTACGCCGACGACCTCGGCGAGCGCCGCCGCGCGCTGGCGGAGGGGTGGGACGCCCTGCACGCGCTGGTCGGCGTCTCGAGCGAGTACCCGCCGCCGACGGTCCGCAGCCTCCGCGGCTCGATCGAGACCCGGACGCTGGGCGTGCTGGCCGAACGCTGCGTCCACGACGTCGAGCCCGTGGTGGCCGAGCCCGCCGGCGACACCGTGGGTGCCGTCGTGGTGGTCGGCAGCGCCGTGACCGACCACGTCGTGGTTTCCGACGAGCTGCCCGACGTCGGCGAGGCCGTCCAGGCGCAGTCGTTCGACGTGCACCCGGGCGGGAAGGGCCTCCTCCTCGCGGTTGCCGGTCGCCGCCTCGGCCTCGACGCGCGGCTCGTCACCGCGATCGGCGGCGACTCCCAGGCCCGGGACCTGCTGCAGTTCATGCGCAAGGAAGGCCTGTCGACCGCGCTGGTCAAGGAAACCCCCGGCGTCGCCAACCCGCGTGCCCTGGTGCTCGTGAGCCAGACCGGCGAGACCCGGTACCTCGGCTGGATGAACAAGGACGAAGTTTCGCTGTCCAGAGAGGACCTTCGCGCGTCGCGTGTCCGGGACGCGATGGCCGAGGCGGACGCCGTGCTGGTCACCCTCGAACCGCCGATGGACACGATCAAGTGGGCGCTGTCGGCCTCGGCCGCGCAGGCGCGGAAACCCCTGGTGCTGTTGCAGGCTTCGCCGCCCCGCACCGCTCCGCAGCAGCTCTACCGGCTCCTGCGCGGGGTCGACTACCTCGTCGGCCGCGAAGGCGAGCTGCGCCGGCTGCTGTCCGATCCGGACAGTCCACAAACGATCGACGAGCTGGCCCGCTCGCTGCTCGCCCTCGGGGTGGGCGCGGTCTGTGTTGTCGAGAACTTTGGTTGTAGTATCCGCTCGAGCGTGATCTCCCGCGACATCGAGGGCCCGCCGGTCCCGCTCGACGACGCTCCAGGCGTGCGCGAAGCTTTTTCCGCGGCGCTGATCCAAAAACTCATTCAAGAGGGTGCCGGCCGGAGCCGCGAGGAAGCC is a window from the Amycolatopsis sp. cg9 genome containing:
- a CDS encoding cytochrome P450, which encodes MTAASATPALPTTRPAGCPFDPPESYAELRETEPTSQVRCPAGMDAWLVTRYQDVRAVLADRALSSRGASSVHVNPNADLDEEVSPGSIIQLDGAAHSRLRKKVIAEFTVRRVEALRGYVQELVESHLDAMLAKPGRADLVADFALPIPSLVICELLGVPYADRSRFQRQSGLLVSTDATPEEGKQAYDELSTFLAELFTDKRRNPQDDLFSRLISRGESDGDPLSMEELVVLGLSLLVAGHETTANMIALSALVLMEQPAQRDVVLAKPERAVEELLRYLSVVQFGVLRYATSDVEVGGRSVKAGEWLVAALNSANRDEELFPAGDKLDFDRESPRTHVAFGFGAHQCIGQQLARVELQEALTRLFGRVPDLRLAVPRESLAFKHNTLVYGVRELPVAWG
- a CDS encoding OmpA family protein, whose translation is MMVLGAVVGGCAVPARNIVPTGGDRVVVVVSGTANEPRAAVTDAVLAVLRDAANSGNVSQQGSGKSSVVLISAADGGDRRSVVLTPRRADGSLEHGLSRPSLIDRNVASAVDAIGATVARKSGLDLLAGIADAVRGVPAGTLVVDSSGLSTGGAFDLRQVGWAADPAAVAGQLTAARQLPRLDGWHVVFAGLGSVAGPQPPLPAPARDRLGAYWQAICRAAGAAACDVDQSRVPAEPSRATAATPVVPVPGVTSVTGPRGEVTTTVSDAALGFAGDSAVLSESASDLLRSLAGSITAGRSNAPVTVRGFAADPPGSTDAGRRELAEQRARAVAGALTGAGVTQRVDATGTGTEPGVTAMTGGRFDEAAAARMRRVEITYQGTGPSS
- the aspS gene encoding aspartate--tRNA(Asn) ligase produces the protein MSTRVLTAELPRHVGDRVRVAGWVHRRRRLKSVTFVVVRDRSGTAQVVLRGAAPPEETVVEVHATVTANPRAPGGVELTSPELHTLGEAGEPPPFDLYRPVVTASLPTILDHSPVALRHPALKARFAASAAAVRGFRSTLDALGFTEVHTPKIVASATESGANVFGIDYFGRPAYLAQSPQFFKQALVGVFERVYEVGPVFRAEPHDTARHLAQYTSLDVELGFISDHRDVMAVLREVLAGMAGDLVTVPVEIPEIHFAEALDFLGVPAGEPDLAPAHERALSEWAVREHGSEFLFVTGYPMAKRPFYTHPDPARPGYSNSFDLLFRGLELVTGGQRLHRHADYLAVLGDDAPAYADYLQAFAHGMPPHGGFAIGLERWTARLFGAANVREVTLFPRDLHRLTP
- a CDS encoding SDR family oxidoreductase, producing MSEQREIVVTGGGTGIGLAIAARFAAAGERVTVTGRRKDVLEAAAERIGARAVAFDASDPAAVQAALAELPERVDVLVNNAGGNTDRVREAPAPGDLAGLADAWRANFEANVVSAVLVTTALKPRFADGVRVVTLGSIAAKQGSGSYGAAKAAIEAWNTDLARQLGAAGSANVVAPGVTLDTEFFHGTVSEEWVTARVSVAFDKRAGTPDEVAETVVFLAAPGAGHVTGQVVHVNGGAYGAR
- a CDS encoding PfkB family carbohydrate kinase, which translates into the protein MARYDATVEGVRSVFLKLRTRSGLTVERLDATEVDVRLLAELPAVRRRVRETGASEGEAIVHVVTAAVAALDPADLLIADAALALGVLRARVGTHPEVERLYADDLGERRRALAEGWDALHALVGVSSEYPPPTVRSLRGSIETRTLGVLAERCVHDVEPVVAEPAGDTVGAVVVVGSAVTDHVVVSDELPDVGEAVQAQSFDVHPGGKGLLLAVAGRRLGLDARLVTAIGGDSQARDLLQFMRKEGLSTALVKETPGVANPRALVLVSQTGETRYLGWMNKDEVSLSREDLRASRVRDAMAEADAVLVTLEPPMDTIKWALSASAAQARKPLVLLQASPPRTAPQQLYRLLRGVDYLVGREGELRRLLSDPDSPQTIDELARSLLALGVGAVCVVENFGCSIRSSVISRDIEGPPVPLDDAPGVREAFSAALIQKLIQEGAGRSREEALHWAIAAMATNPTLDEIADSMPGLEEVERTLETEQTMETP